The genomic stretch cACCGTTTGACGTTATCTGGTGTTCTGTGAACATTTAACTCTACGTGCCAAGTGCATAGTTATCTTTTGATAACTCTGAGTTAACTCCTAAGTGATGCTATacatttcatgcatgataaataTAAAGAtggtttcatattcctaactaaAGCTTAGAGACAAATGTATCTCTAGTACATAATAGTGCTTTATCTTACCTCCATACTATTtgctttttaaaataaattatttctgcACCTTAAATTTGCATGTTCTTATTGTCTAGGGAGTTGTGATCTTTATAGTGGCAAGTGGATCTATGATCCTGCTGGGCCATTGTATACAAACAACACTTGCCCTATGATTACACAGATGCAGAATTGTCAGGGAAATGGGAGACCTGACAAGGACTATGAGAACTGGAGATGGAAACCTGAACGCTGCAACCTTCCACGCTTTGATGCAAGGAAATTCTTGGAGTTAATGAGGGGCAAAACACTAGCTTTTGTTGGGGATTCTGTTGCTAGAAATCAGATGGAATCCATGCTTTGCATTCTATGGCAGGTAAGCTACCTTACCCTGAATTGTCTTGCTGAATAGACTGATATTCTGTTGATGAGAAGCACTAAGCAACTACTTTGCCCCATTTTGTTGGCTTCATATTTATTTTGTAGATTTGATAACTGAAGGTCCACAAAGTTGCAAAATATGAGACTAAATCGAGTATAGGTAGTATACAGGAACATAGAGGAAATAGTCCACCTGGTTGTTCCAACTTGTATTCAATTAACAATAGTGCTATAAGTAAGAACCTTATTTGAGAACTTTATTAGGGTAAGGGTCCCAGCTTCTGTAGACTTCTTTAGTTAACTAATATATTGTAACACTctcaattagtcccacatcggaaatggACAatactaagattgatttataaggatctgatgagtgtattactactaacttcagcttaagtattttggtcaggAGTTTAGagcaaacaaagttgataggccagttagcccatcaagcTCGAGTCATAACATATATACTTAGAATCAAAATCAATTAGATCACCATATATGATTGTGGCCATCTAGGACATGCTGATTGAACATGAAAGAAAATACCAACTACAAAGATATAATGTGATAATGAGCTGAGTTGAATTTTGCTAGAAACCAAAAGGACAATCTCATGGATCTTTAGTGTTTGTAAGGTTTTGTGAAAGTGTCATTATAACTGAAGTCTGACTTCCTGAGCTGCACTTGAATGCTGAACATAGGCATAAAATACGGGTACCAACCAATATTAGCGGTTGAATTTATCATATAGATTGGTACTGGTTggtatttatttttctaattatttAATGATACCAGGAAGTTTAGGTCATGTATTTAATGTTTTATGCACCTTTATAGGTAGAAGCTCCCAAGAACCGAGGCAACCGAAGGATGCAGCGATGGTACTTCAGATCGACCTCCACTACTATCATCAGGATATGGTCATCGTGGCTTGTCCACAAAACCTCTGAGACCTTCCAGTCTGTCCCAGATAGTGTTGTGAAGGTTCATCTGGACCTTCCAGATGAGGATTTCATGGAATATCTCCCAAAATTTGATGTGGTAGTCCTTTCGTCGGGGCACTGGTTTGCGAAGCAATCTGCCTATATCCTCAACGGCACACTTGTTGGGGGACAACTCTGGTGGCCTAAGAAAGCAGGGAAGATGCAGATTAACAACATTGAGGCTTTTGGTGTATCAGTCGAGAGCTGCCTGACCGCCATTGCCTCTCATCCAAACTTCACAGGTCTAGCTATTGTTCGCTCCTATTCACCGGATCATTATGAGGGTGGAGCTTGGAATACTGGAGGTTCATGCACAGGAAAGGTGAGGCCTGTGAGCACAGTAGTAAGAAATGGTTTTACTGATGTGATGCATGAGAAGCAGGTTAGTGGCTTCGAGCGGGCAGTGAAAAGGGCCAGAGCTGGTTCAAAGTTGAGATTGATGGACATAACCGAGCCGTTTGGATACAGGCCTGATGGGCATCCAGGTCCATACAGGAGTCCTGATCCGAAAAAGATCACTAAAAGGGGACCCAACGGGGAGCCCCCACCGCAGGA from Musa acuminata AAA Group cultivar baxijiao chromosome BXJ1-3, Cavendish_Baxijiao_AAA, whole genome shotgun sequence encodes the following:
- the LOC135628927 gene encoding protein YLS7-like isoform X2; its protein translation is MVLVRAIWETLMMTWPLQMIYQLLFSLHLNLQTLGSCDLYSGKWIYDPAGPLYTNNTCPMITQMQNCQGNGRPDKDYENWRWKPERCNLPRFDARKFLELMRGKTLAFVGDSVARNQMESMLCILWQVEAPKNRGNRRMQRWYFRSTSTTIIRIWSSWLVHKTSETFQSVPDSVVKVHLDLPDEDFMEYLPKFDVVVLSSGHWFAKQSAYILNGTLVGGQLWWPKKAGKMQINNIEAFGVSVESCLTAIASHPNFTGLAIVRSYSPDHYEGGAWNTGGSCTGKVRPVSTVVRNGFTDVMHEKQVSGFERAVKRARAGSKLRLMDITEPFGYRPDGHPGPYRSPDPKKITKRGPNGEPPPQDCLHWCMPGPIDTWNEILLEVIRREFEDKQ
- the LOC135628927 gene encoding protein YLS7-like isoform X1, with product MTMSSPKHFSARSIFNITASVGGLALFLIIASLVLVPSLLGSAFHDYLLGVDRYRMPDSVSLVNSQTEVLLLPPNAQDGHNDTVTRESSPDPDVPSSLADATKGVTDGTMVTKSESTSEAPNLTMVIQFGDLPSPAISNGSGKSDLGNSDDDLASSNDISAVVLPSSQPADSRLVDSRSCDLYSGKWIYDPAGPLYTNNTCPMITQMQNCQGNGRPDKDYENWRWKPERCNLPRFDARKFLELMRGKTLAFVGDSVARNQMESMLCILWQVEAPKNRGNRRMQRWYFRSTSTTIIRIWSSWLVHKTSETFQSVPDSVVKVHLDLPDEDFMEYLPKFDVVVLSSGHWFAKQSAYILNGTLVGGQLWWPKKAGKMQINNIEAFGVSVESCLTAIASHPNFTGLAIVRSYSPDHYEGGAWNTGGSCTGKVRPVSTVVRNGFTDVMHEKQVSGFERAVKRARAGSKLRLMDITEPFGYRPDGHPGPYRSPDPKKITKRGPNGEPPPQDCLHWCMPGPIDTWNEILLEVIRREFEDKQ